In Agromyces sp. G08B096, a genomic segment contains:
- a CDS encoding methionine ABC transporter ATP-binding protein encodes MALVALKNVTKTYPPRAKGGHEVVAVDDVTLEVEAGDVYGIIGYSGAGKSTLVRLVNALEPATSGSIRVDGREITGLPERELRGIRLGIGMIFQQFNLFNSKTVHANVAYPLQVAGWSKSEIAARVAELLEFVGLRDKARNYPDQLSGGQKQRVGIARALATSPRLLLADEATSALDPETTQEVLDLLKRVNREFGVTIIVITHEMDVIQSIATKVAVMDGGRVIENGDVFDVFSDPQNPSSKRFVSTVIKGVPSPAELAVLRERHEGRIVTISFRDGDASQAQVFLELANAGLDFELVYGGINDIQGRAFGHLTLAIRGAASSIDAALASIADRADVTEAR; translated from the coding sequence ATGGCGCTCGTCGCCCTGAAGAACGTCACCAAGACGTACCCGCCGAGGGCCAAGGGCGGGCACGAGGTCGTCGCCGTCGACGACGTCACCCTCGAGGTCGAGGCGGGCGACGTGTACGGCATCATCGGCTACTCGGGTGCCGGCAAGTCCACGCTCGTGCGGCTCGTGAACGCCCTCGAGCCGGCGACCTCGGGCAGCATCCGCGTCGACGGCCGGGAGATCACCGGCCTGCCGGAGCGCGAGCTGCGCGGCATCCGGCTCGGCATCGGCATGATCTTCCAGCAGTTCAACCTGTTCAACTCCAAGACGGTGCACGCGAACGTCGCCTACCCGCTGCAGGTCGCCGGATGGTCGAAGTCCGAGATCGCCGCCCGCGTCGCCGAGCTGCTCGAGTTCGTGGGCCTGCGGGACAAGGCGCGGAACTACCCCGACCAGCTCTCGGGCGGGCAGAAGCAGCGCGTGGGCATCGCCCGCGCGCTCGCCACGTCGCCCCGGCTGCTGCTCGCGGACGAGGCCACGAGCGCGCTCGACCCCGAGACGACGCAGGAGGTCCTCGACCTGCTGAAGCGGGTGAACCGGGAGTTCGGGGTCACGATCATCGTGATCACCCACGAGATGGACGTCATCCAGTCGATCGCCACGAAGGTGGCCGTCATGGACGGGGGCCGAGTCATCGAGAACGGCGACGTGTTCGACGTCTTCTCCGACCCGCAGAACCCCTCCTCGAAGCGGTTCGTGTCGACGGTGATCAAGGGGGTGCCCTCGCCCGCCGAGCTCGCGGTGCTGCGCGAGCGCCACGAGGGGCGGATCGTGACGATCTCGTTCCGCGACGGCGACGCGTCGCAGGCGCAGGTCTTCCTCGAGCTCGCGAACGCGGGCCTCGACTTCGAGCTGGTCTACGGCGGGATCAACGACATCCAGGGCCGCGCCTTCGGGCACCTGACCCTCGCGATCCGAGGTGCGGCGAGCTCGATCGACGCCGCGCTCGCCTCGATCGCCGACCGCGCCGACGTGACGGAGGCCCGCTGA
- a CDS encoding methionine ABC transporter permease has product MDRLFELGSEFWVAAAETLYMVALTLLIGGFFGLLLGIVLYSTRPGSLLSNRPVFTIVNVVINFFRPIPFIIFLAAIQPLARYVIGVGIGNNALIFSLSIASSFAIARIVEQNLITVSPGAVEAARAMGAGPFRILRTVVIPEALGPLILGYTFVLVAIVDMTAMAGFIGGGGLGNFALVYGYRQFEPAITWAALLLIVVFVQGLQFFGNWLARKVLRR; this is encoded by the coding sequence ATGGATCGCCTGTTCGAGCTCGGCAGCGAGTTCTGGGTCGCCGCCGCCGAGACGCTGTACATGGTGGCCCTCACGCTCCTCATCGGCGGCTTCTTCGGGCTGCTGCTCGGGATCGTCCTCTACTCGACGAGACCCGGCAGCCTGCTGTCGAACCGGCCTGTGTTCACCATCGTGAACGTCGTCATCAACTTCTTCCGGCCGATCCCGTTCATCATCTTCCTCGCGGCGATCCAGCCGCTCGCGCGGTACGTGATCGGCGTCGGCATCGGCAACAACGCGCTGATCTTCTCGCTGTCGATCGCGTCATCGTTCGCGATCGCGCGGATCGTCGAGCAGAACTTGATCACCGTGTCGCCGGGCGCGGTCGAGGCGGCGCGCGCGATGGGTGCCGGGCCGTTCCGCATCCTCCGCACCGTCGTGATCCCCGAGGCGCTCGGCCCGCTCATTTTGGGGTACACCTTCGTGCTCGTCGCGATCGTCGACATGACCGCGATGGCGGGCTTCATCGGCGGCGGCGGGCTCGGCAACTTCGCCCTCGTCTACGGGTACCGCCAGTTCGAGCCGGCGATCACGTGGGCCGCGCTGCTGCTCATCGTGGTGTTCGTGCAGGGGCTGCAGTTCTTCGGCAACTGGCTCGCGCGGAAGGTGCTGCGGCGCTGA
- the aztD gene encoding zinc metallochaperone AztD, whose product MTAIRRSRPTTFLAASAGAAALALALTACAGGRAEPSTASGSGTDTTGETEVAATRLVATYDGGVLVLEGDTLEVVADLPAEGFLRVNPAGDGRRVFVSTDEGFRVLDTGVTVEEHGDHDHFYAEAPELTDLVFPAEHPGHVTVHAGTTALFADGTGEVALFESDDLRNADAVDDVDTETYRSAAAHHGVAVALEDGGLLTTVGTEDSRSGAIVLDADRAEIARTDACPGVHGETVAAGGVVVLGCEDGAVVWRDGAFTKIAAPDAYGRIGNQAGSPESSVVLGDYKTDPDAELERPTRIALIDTASADPATALRLVDLGTSYTFRSLARGAHGEALVLGTDGAIHVIDPATGAVVNRIPVVEPWTEPMDWQSPRPTITVDGHRVLVTDPEASAVHVVDLEAAEVVRTAELPHVPNELTGVGSGH is encoded by the coding sequence ATGACCGCAATCCGACGATCCCGACCGACCACTTTCCTCGCGGCGAGCGCCGGCGCCGCCGCGCTCGCTCTGGCGCTCACCGCCTGCGCCGGCGGCCGCGCCGAGCCCTCCACCGCATCCGGCTCCGGCACCGACACGACGGGCGAGACCGAGGTCGCCGCCACGCGCCTCGTGGCGACCTACGACGGCGGTGTGCTCGTCCTCGAGGGCGACACGCTCGAGGTCGTCGCCGACCTGCCCGCGGAGGGCTTCCTCCGCGTGAACCCCGCGGGCGACGGCCGCCGCGTCTTCGTCTCGACCGACGAGGGCTTCCGCGTGCTCGACACCGGCGTGACCGTCGAGGAGCACGGCGACCACGACCACTTCTACGCCGAGGCGCCGGAGCTCACCGATCTCGTGTTCCCCGCCGAGCACCCCGGCCACGTCACGGTGCACGCTGGCACGACCGCCCTCTTCGCCGACGGCACGGGCGAGGTGGCCCTGTTCGAGTCCGACGACCTCCGCAACGCCGACGCCGTCGACGATGTCGACACCGAGACGTACCGCAGCGCCGCCGCCCACCACGGCGTCGCCGTCGCCCTCGAGGACGGCGGCCTGCTCACCACGGTCGGCACCGAAGACTCCCGCTCGGGGGCGATCGTGCTCGACGCCGACCGCGCCGAGATCGCCCGCACCGACGCCTGCCCCGGCGTGCACGGCGAGACCGTCGCGGCCGGCGGCGTGGTCGTGCTCGGCTGCGAAGACGGCGCCGTCGTCTGGCGCGACGGCGCGTTCACGAAGATCGCCGCCCCCGACGCCTACGGCCGCATCGGCAACCAGGCCGGCAGCCCCGAGTCGTCAGTGGTCCTCGGCGATTACAAGACCGACCCCGACGCCGAACTCGAGCGTCCCACGCGCATCGCGCTCATCGACACGGCGAGCGCGGATCCCGCGACCGCCCTCCGCCTCGTCGACCTCGGCACGAGCTACACGTTCCGGTCCCTGGCGCGCGGCGCCCACGGTGAGGCCCTCGTCCTCGGCACCGACGGCGCCATCCACGTCATCGACCCCGCGACCGGCGCGGTCGTGAACCGGATCCCCGTGGTCGAGCCGTGGACCGAGCCCATGGACTGGCAGTCGCCACGGCCGACGATCACGGTCGACGGCCACCGCGTGCTCGTCACCGACCCCGAGGCATCCGCGGTGCACGTCGTCGACCTGGAGGCCGCCGAGGTCGTCCGCACGGCGGAGCTGCCGCACGTCCCGAACGAGCTCACCGGAGTCGGCAGCGGCCACTGA
- a CDS encoding ribose-phosphate diphosphokinase, with product MSGIETTGSKRLVLVSGRAHPALAEQIAAELGSELVPTDARTFANGEIYARYDESVRGADAFVIQSHTSPINEWLMEQLIMIDALKRASAKRITVVSPFYPYARQDKKGRGREPISARLVADLYKAAGADRIMSIDLHAAQIQGFFDGPVDHLFAMPVLLNHFKEQLDPATLTVVSPDMGRVRVADIWSDKLGAPLAIIHKRRDPLVPNQVSVHEIVGDVHGRVCLLVDDLIDTGRTIVKAAEALKANGAIGVVVAATHAVFSNPATEILQSDFIDEVVVTDTLPIAEEKRWDRLTILPIAPLLARAIHEVFEDGSVTSMFDGAA from the coding sequence ATGTCGGGAATCGAGACCACCGGATCCAAGAGGCTCGTCCTCGTGTCGGGGCGGGCGCACCCCGCCCTCGCCGAGCAGATCGCGGCCGAGCTCGGCAGTGAGCTCGTGCCGACCGATGCGCGCACCTTCGCCAACGGTGAGATCTACGCCCGGTACGACGAGTCGGTGCGCGGCGCCGACGCGTTCGTGATCCAGTCGCACACCTCGCCGATCAACGAGTGGCTCATGGAGCAGCTCATCATGATCGACGCGCTGAAGCGCGCGTCTGCCAAGCGCATCACCGTGGTCTCCCCGTTCTACCCCTACGCCCGGCAGGACAAGAAGGGCCGCGGCCGCGAGCCCATCTCGGCCCGCCTCGTCGCCGACCTGTACAAGGCGGCCGGCGCCGACCGCATCATGTCGATCGACCTGCACGCGGCGCAGATCCAGGGCTTCTTCGACGGTCCCGTCGACCACCTGTTCGCAATGCCCGTGCTGCTGAACCACTTCAAGGAGCAGCTCGATCCCGCGACGCTCACCGTCGTCTCGCCCGACATGGGCCGGGTGCGGGTCGCCGACATCTGGAGCGACAAGCTCGGCGCGCCGCTCGCGATCATCCACAAGCGCCGCGACCCGCTCGTGCCGAACCAGGTCTCCGTGCACGAGATCGTCGGCGACGTGCACGGCCGGGTGTGCCTGCTCGTCGACGACCTCATCGACACGGGCCGCACCATCGTCAAGGCCGCCGAGGCGCTGAAGGCGAACGGTGCGATCGGCGTGGTCGTCGCCGCCACCCACGCGGTCTTCTCCAACCCGGCGACCGAGATCCTCCAGTCCGACTTCATCGACGAGGTGGTCGTCACCGACACGCTGCCGATCGCCGAGGAGAAGCGCTGGGACCGCCTCACGATCCTGCCCATCGCGCCGCTGCTCGCGCGGGCGATCCACGAGGTCTTCGAAGACGGCTCGGTGACGAGCATGTTCGACGGCGCCGCGTAG
- the glmU gene encoding bifunctional UDP-N-acetylglucosamine diphosphorylase/glucosamine-1-phosphate N-acetyltransferase GlmU codes for MTDEKLAIVVLAAGQGTRMKSALPKLLHPLAGAPIVAHVLATARALDAARVLAVVRHERDLVAAAVEAELPGTVIVDQDDVPGTGRAVELALDALGDFDGEVLVLNGDVPLLNADTLAGFLAQHRGTGVAASVLSAHYADPSGYGRIVRSGDGAFDRIVEQKDASEAELALDEINAGIYAFGAGALRDQLANLTTDNAQGEKYLTDVIGLLRAAGSEVEALPVSEPWLVAGINDRAQLAETAARLNALIVRGWQLNGVTIEDPATTWIDLAVRIEPDVTIRPGTQLKGATAIATGAVVGPDTTLVDCEIGANAEVKRTDATLAVIGEGASVGPFAYLRPGTVLDASGKIGTFVETKNARIGRGSKVPHLSYIGDTEIGVESNVGAGSITANYDGVNKHRTSIGSHVRTGSHGVFVAPVTIGDGAYTGAGTVVRKDVPAGALAINVAPQRNIEGWVEQHRSGTAAAEAAAAAREARETDVD; via the coding sequence ATGACCGATGAGAAGCTCGCGATCGTCGTCCTCGCCGCAGGGCAGGGCACCCGCATGAAGTCCGCCCTGCCCAAGCTGCTGCACCCGCTCGCCGGAGCGCCGATCGTGGCGCACGTGCTCGCCACCGCCCGCGCCCTCGACGCCGCCCGGGTGCTCGCCGTCGTCCGCCACGAGCGCGACCTCGTCGCCGCCGCCGTCGAGGCCGAACTGCCCGGCACGGTCATCGTCGACCAGGACGACGTGCCCGGCACGGGCCGCGCCGTCGAGCTCGCGCTCGACGCCCTCGGCGACTTCGACGGCGAGGTGCTCGTGCTGAACGGGGACGTGCCGCTGCTGAACGCCGACACCCTCGCCGGGTTCCTCGCGCAGCACCGCGGCACGGGCGTCGCGGCATCCGTGCTGTCCGCGCACTACGCCGACCCGAGCGGCTACGGGCGCATCGTGCGCTCCGGCGACGGCGCCTTCGACCGCATCGTCGAGCAGAAGGACGCCTCCGAGGCCGAGCTCGCACTCGACGAGATCAACGCCGGCATCTACGCGTTCGGCGCCGGGGCACTCCGCGACCAGCTCGCGAACCTCACCACCGACAACGCGCAGGGCGAGAAGTACCTCACCGATGTCATCGGGCTGCTCCGCGCGGCCGGGTCCGAGGTCGAGGCGCTGCCCGTGTCCGAGCCGTGGCTCGTCGCGGGCATCAACGACCGCGCCCAGCTCGCCGAGACCGCCGCCCGGCTGAACGCGCTCATCGTGCGCGGCTGGCAGCTGAACGGCGTCACGATCGAAGACCCGGCGACGACCTGGATCGACCTCGCCGTGCGCATCGAACCCGACGTCACGATCCGCCCGGGCACCCAGCTGAAGGGCGCGACCGCGATCGCCACCGGCGCCGTCGTCGGCCCCGACACGACCCTCGTCGACTGCGAGATCGGCGCGAACGCCGAGGTGAAGCGGACCGACGCCACGCTCGCCGTCATCGGCGAGGGCGCGTCGGTCGGCCCGTTCGCCTACCTGCGCCCCGGCACCGTGCTGGATGCCTCGGGCAAGATCGGCACCTTCGTCGAGACGAAGAACGCCCGCATCGGCCGCGGCAGCAAGGTGCCCCACCTGTCGTACATCGGCGACACCGAGATCGGCGTCGAGTCCAACGTCGGCGCCGGCTCGATCACGGCCAACTACGACGGCGTGAACAAGCACCGCACCAGCATCGGATCGCACGTCCGCACGGGCTCGCACGGCGTCTTCGTCGCGCCCGTTACGATTGGAGACGGCGCGTACACGGGAGCCGGCACGGTCGTCCGAAAGGATGTCCCCGCCGGGGCGCTCGCCATCAACGTCGCGCCCCAGCGCAACATCGAGGGTTGGGTCGAGCAGCACCGCTCGGGCACCGCGGCCGCGGAAGCGGCAGCGGCGGCACGGGAGGCCCGGGAGACCGACGTCGACTGA
- a CDS encoding MarR family transcriptional regulator, with amino-acid sequence MTEADEVDRIVEDWERERPDLDFAPLQVLSRVARLSKHLDRARKQAFARSELESWEFDVLSALRRAGSPYRLSPKSLLQQTLVSSGTMTNRIDRLVERGLVTRQTDPRDGRGILVEMSGAGLTRVDAAITRLVDAEAELLQTLPAAEQKRLAGLLRKLSLGFD; translated from the coding sequence GTGACCGAAGCAGACGAGGTGGACCGCATCGTCGAGGACTGGGAGCGCGAGCGACCCGATCTCGACTTCGCGCCGCTGCAGGTGCTCTCGCGCGTCGCCCGCCTCTCGAAGCACCTCGACCGGGCGAGGAAGCAGGCGTTCGCCCGGTCGGAGCTGGAGTCGTGGGAGTTCGACGTGCTGTCGGCGCTGCGCCGGGCGGGCTCGCCGTACCGGCTGTCGCCGAAGTCGTTGCTGCAGCAGACGCTCGTCTCGAGCGGCACGATGACCAACCGCATCGACCGGCTCGTCGAGCGGGGTCTCGTGACCCGGCAGACCGACCCGCGCGACGGCCGCGGCATCCTCGTGGAGATGAGCGGGGCGGGGCTCACCCGGGTCGATGCGGCCATCACGCGGCTCGTCGACGCGGAGGCGGAGCTGCTGCAGACCCTGCCCGCGGCCGAGCAGAAGCGGCTCGCGGGACTTCTCCGCAAGCTCAGCCTCGGGTTCGACTGA
- a CDS encoding long-chain-fatty-acid--CoA ligase, whose translation MSQAITTPRPWLASYADGVPHDIDDPTGSLYDLIRESVQAYPDRPALEFFGRTTTYAELGAEIERVAEGLRILGVQKGDPVALVLPNCPQHIVAFYAVLRLGGIVVEHNPLYTPRELRHQFEDHGARIVIAWDKVVDTVQAFPADVRVQEIVSVDVTRAMPFGTRLALRLPIAKARESRAALTTKVRGTTRWEELARSEPIDPHIIAPEASDVALIQYTSGTTGSPKGATLTHANLLVNAAQARAWVPQVPRGNAVVYAVLPMFHAYGLTLCLTFAMSMGSRLVLFPKFEPDLVLKVVKRHPATFLPAVPPIYDRLTKAAAAEGVSLEGIEIAISGAMPLSAEVVEPWEAATGGYLVEGYGLSECSPVLMANPVAPNRRAGTVGLPLPSTECRVVDPDDPMTDVAPGAEGELVVRGPQVFTGYWKKPEETEAVFVADPDGGAPWFRTGDIVSIDADGFVRIVDRIKELIITGGFNVAPSEVEEAIRQHPDVEDVAVVGLPDEHSGERVVAVVVSREGATFDEAAIRAFARDGLAAYKVPKRVVQADDLPRSLIGKVLRREVRNSLLNG comes from the coding sequence ATGTCGCAGGCCATCACGACCCCGCGCCCCTGGCTCGCGAGCTACGCCGATGGCGTCCCGCACGACATCGACGATCCCACCGGGTCGCTGTACGACCTCATCCGGGAGTCCGTCCAGGCCTACCCCGACCGGCCGGCGCTCGAGTTCTTCGGCCGCACGACGACGTACGCCGAGCTCGGCGCCGAGATCGAGCGGGTCGCAGAGGGCCTGCGCATCCTGGGCGTGCAGAAGGGCGACCCCGTCGCGCTCGTGCTGCCGAACTGCCCGCAGCACATCGTCGCGTTCTACGCGGTGCTCCGGCTCGGCGGCATCGTGGTCGAGCACAACCCGCTGTACACGCCGCGCGAGCTCCGGCACCAGTTCGAAGACCACGGCGCGCGCATCGTGATCGCCTGGGACAAGGTCGTCGACACCGTCCAGGCCTTCCCAGCCGACGTCCGGGTGCAGGAGATCGTCTCGGTCGACGTCACGCGGGCCATGCCGTTCGGCACTCGGCTCGCCCTGCGGCTGCCGATCGCGAAGGCGCGCGAGTCGCGCGCGGCGCTCACGACGAAGGTCCGCGGCACCACGCGCTGGGAGGAGCTCGCCCGCTCGGAGCCCATCGATCCGCACATCATCGCGCCCGAGGCATCCGATGTCGCGCTGATCCAGTACACCAGCGGCACGACCGGCAGCCCCAAGGGGGCGACGCTCACGCACGCGAACCTGCTGGTGAACGCCGCGCAGGCGCGCGCGTGGGTGCCGCAGGTGCCGCGGGGCAACGCCGTCGTGTACGCGGTGCTGCCGATGTTCCATGCGTACGGGCTGACGCTCTGCCTCACCTTCGCGATGAGCATGGGCTCGCGGCTCGTGCTGTTCCCGAAGTTCGAGCCCGACCTCGTGCTGAAGGTCGTGAAGCGGCATCCCGCGACATTCCTGCCCGCGGTGCCGCCCATCTACGACCGGCTGACGAAGGCCGCCGCCGCCGAGGGCGTCTCGCTCGAGGGCATCGAGATCGCCATCTCGGGTGCGATGCCGCTCTCGGCCGAGGTCGTCGAGCCGTGGGAGGCCGCCACCGGGGGCTATCTCGTCGAGGGCTACGGGCTCTCGGAGTGCTCGCCGGTGCTCATGGCGAACCCGGTCGCGCCGAACCGGCGCGCCGGCACCGTCGGCTTGCCGCTGCCGTCGACCGAGTGCCGGGTCGTCGACCCCGACGATCCGATGACGGATGTCGCGCCCGGCGCCGAGGGGGAGCTCGTAGTCCGCGGGCCGCAGGTGTTCACGGGCTACTGGAAGAAGCCCGAGGAGACCGAGGCGGTCTTCGTGGCCGACCCCGACGGCGGTGCGCCGTGGTTCCGCACCGGCGACATCGTGTCGATCGACGCCGACGGCTTCGTGCGCATCGTCGACCGCATCAAGGAGCTCATCATCACGGGCGGCTTCAACGTCGCCCCGAGCGAGGTCGAGGAGGCGATCCGCCAGCACCCCGACGTCGAGGACGTCGCCGTCGTGGGCCTGCCCGACGAGCACTCGGGCGAGCGGGTGGTCGCGGTCGTCGTGTCCCGCGAGGGCGCGACGTTCGACGAGGCCGCGATCCGGGCGTTCGCGCGCGACGGGCTGGCCGCGTACAAGGTGCCGAAGCGGGTCGTGCAGGCCGACGACCTGCCGCGCTCGCTCATCGGCAAGGTGCTGCGGCGCGAGGTGCGCAACTCCCTCCTGAACGGCTGA
- a CDS encoding DUF202 domain-containing protein, translating to MPPFRLAATADPGLQPERTALSWSRTAFAVAANALLSLRAGLVAGEPWLVAVGVLLFGTAGAVVVIAAVRRRQLAGAELTITPPRGALAGVTAAAVLAAAGGVASVLVERSAT from the coding sequence ATGCCGCCCTTCCGCCTCGCCGCGACCGCCGACCCGGGTCTCCAACCCGAGCGCACGGCCCTGTCGTGGAGCCGTACCGCCTTCGCCGTCGCGGCCAACGCGCTGCTGTCGCTGCGGGCCGGCCTCGTGGCCGGGGAGCCGTGGCTCGTGGCGGTGGGCGTGTTGCTGTTCGGCACTGCGGGCGCGGTCGTCGTGATCGCGGCGGTCCGCCGTCGCCAGCTCGCGGGCGCCGAGCTGACCATCACGCCGCCGCGCGGCGCCCTCGCCGGGGTGACGGCCGCCGCCGTGCTCGCCGCCGCGGGCGGCGTCGCCTCGGTGCTCGTCGAACGGAGCGCGACGTGA